Genomic window (Terriglobus sp. TAA 43):
AAGATTCCTGCAGCGGGCTAATGGCTTGCCCCGGCGCAGCAGCGCTGGTGGCTGTGTTTACTGCATCGCCATCTGCAGTACCTTCCGGCAATGCAGTACGTGGCGCCTGACCATAGCGAATCTTTTCGCGCTTAACTTTCTTCGGCTTGCCGTTCTTGCCCAGCTCCTGCGTGGCGGGCGTAGCAGCAGCAACTACCTGCGCACGCTTACGCTCATCCATACGCTGCTTTTCGACCTGCTTCTTCTTCGGTGCCGGCGGCACATACGCCGCGAACACAGGCTTCGTCTGCTTCGTGCTGGCGCCACTGTCCACAAATCCCTGGCGCACGTCCAGGTAAGCATCTTCACGCAACTTCGTCAGGTACGCGCGCAGAGCAGGCTGAATCGCTTCCTGATACATCGCGTTCTGCACATCGCCTTCAACCTGTTCCAACGGCGGCGAGCCTGCCTGCTGATGCTCTGTCACCTTAAGAATGACGTAGCCCTGGCGGGTACGGATGGGCTCCGTAAAACCGCCGACAGGCAGCGGAAACGTCTTGTCTTCCAGCACCTGCGCGAGTGCGCCATGCTTGAACTGGCCAAGATCGCCACCCTGGGCAGCCGTCGGACCACCCGACGAAGACTTAGCGGTAGCCGCAAAATCCGCGCCGCCCTTCAGTTTGTCGTAAATGCCCTGCGCCGACTTCTGCGCTGCTTCAATCTGTGTATCGTCTGCGTTTGCCGCTGTGGGAACAAGAATTTCCGACAACCGCACCTGCTCCGGCTGGGCAAAGTCGGCTTTGTGCTGCTCGTAATATTCGCGAAGAGCCGGACCCGAGATCTTGCCACTCAGGCTGCGACCCACTTCGTCGCGAATCACTTCGCTGGTGACGATGTTGTTGCGGATATTGGCTTTAAAGTCTTCCAGGGACAGACCCTGTTGGCGGATGGCTGCTTCCAGCGCCTCCATGGACGGGAAGTTGTTCTGCTTACGGATTTCATCCATGCGACGGACAACTTCGGCATCCGGATTCAGGCCGAGCTCCTTGCCCTTCGACAGCAACAATTGCTGATCGATGAGGTCGCGAAGAAGGTTCTTCTGCCGTTCGACGGGATCGCCCCCGTTGCCGCGGCTGGATGCCAGCTCCTGCTGCAACTGCTCCTCAGCGCGCTGCACGTCGGAACGCGAAATGATCTGGTCATTTACGCGGACCACAATGTCTTCCACTACCGTCGCATTCGGCGTAATGGAAGGCGTGACCGGCAGCGAGAACTGCGGCGTGGGTTCGGCAATTTGCTGCGCCTGC
Coding sequences:
- a CDS encoding peptidyl-prolyl cis-trans isomerase, whose product is MTELNRLFRAGIFAGVLLSTAAVAVGQSAPQNMPRPRYQSPGVPQAQQIAEPTPQFSLPVTPSITPNATVVEDIVVRVNDQIISRSDVQRAEEQLQQELASSRGNGGDPVERQKNLLRDLIDQQLLLSKGKELGLNPDAEVVRRMDEIRKQNNFPSMEALEAAIRQQGLSLEDFKANIRNNIVTSEVIRDEVGRSLSGKISGPALREYYEQHKADFAQPEQVRLSEILVPTAANADDTQIEAAQKSAQGIYDKLKGGADFAATAKSSSGGPTAAQGGDLGQFKHGALAQVLEDKTFPLPVGGFTEPIRTRQGYVILKVTEHQQAGSPPLEQVEGDVQNAMYQEAIQPALRAYLTKLREDAYLDVRQGFVDSGASTKQTKPVFAAYVPPAPKKKQVEKQRMDERKRAQVVAAATPATQELGKNGKPKKVKREKIRYGQAPRTALPEGTADGDAVNTATSAAAPGQAISPLQESSNTVAANAPDETDPTAPKAEKQKKTRYGSREVEVKQKKQNAQNAKVMEKVKATPIAATSGEKQDKTTQSSALGLNGSTADKKKKPKRQKGEAKERMQQKAVEKPAPLDDNGLPDRLHQVNGPAKPAADGSTAAGTSTKPTGDATQPAPTDKQ